TGGCGCGGCGCTCGCTGGCGGTTGGCGAGAGCATCGGCGCGCTGCTCGATGCCCCGGACGGCAGCGGCAACGTGCAGGCGGTGTTCCCTGCCGGCAACAGCCTGGCCGACCAGCTGAAGATGGTGGCGCGCATGGTCAAGGTCAGCCGTACCCTCGGCGCCACCCGCCAGGTCTATTACGTGCGCATGGGCAGCTTCGATCTGCACCAGGGCATGTTCGAGGCCGGCGGCGCCACTGCCACCACCGGCCACGGCGAACTCCTGACCACGCTGAACCAGGCGCTCGGCGCGTTCTGGACCGCGCTGGGCGAGATCGGCGCGCGCAGCCAGGTGACCACATTCACCATGAGCGACTTCGGCCGCACCCTGACCGGCAATGGCAGCGGCTCCGACCACGCCTGGGGCGGTAACCTGCTGGTGGTGGGTGATGCGGTACGCGGCAACGCGCTCTACGGCACCTATCCGAAGCTGGTGGTCAACAGCAACGATACCGCCGCCCGCGACTTCAGCTTCTCGCGCGGCCAGTACATCCCCACCACCGCGGTCGACCAGGTGGCGGCGACACTGGCGAAATGGATGGGCGTCACCGACCCGGCAGCACTCGGCGCGATCTTCCCGCTGCTCGGGAATTTCGCCACGCCGGACCTGGGGTTCATGAACGCCTGATCGCCACCTCGGGGCAAACCAGTCGGCGAGGTCGCCAGGGTGCGACCTCGCCTCACCACGTGCCGGAGGTAGATTCCCGCTCAGGACGCCAGCGCCCCGCAGTCCGTGTTCGCCATGCCCGTCCAGCGCCTCGGAATGCCTGCCCGCAGGCGCGGGGCGCAGGCTTGCTCAGTCGAGCATGCCGACGGAGCCGCCGTCGTTCACCACCCAGCGCCCGTCCCGCCGGGTCATGTCGATTTCGAACAACATGTTGACGCCGGGGTACAACTCGCCCTCTGCCTGCACGAAGGCTCTTTCTTCGCCGGCCTGTTCGCCGCCGGTGATCCTGACCTCGCCCGCCAGGCGAGCCGACCAAATGTCCTTCAGCGACGCGAGGTTTTCCTCGGGCGTGTTGTAGTCGGCGTTGTGCTGCGCGACCCGGTCTGCGCTCATCAACTGGAAGATCGCTTCCAGACTGTCGCCCTGCAGCGCCTCGACGAAAGCCCGGAGCGCCTTGCCCGGCTCTCCGCCGTCGGCGGGCAGTGACTTGCCGCCGAGCCGCGCAATCACCGGCGCAGCGAACCGAAGGTCGAGGGTCCAACGCTTCCCCGCTTCCACCTCGACCGGTTTGCTTGTCCACACATGGCATTCCACGCGGGCCGCCGAGTTGACCGGGCATTCGGCCTTGAGCGATCCGGGCTGACGCATGACCGTGCCGCTGCCGTCGATGTACTGCACGCCGCCTAGCCGCGCGTTCGCCGAGACCTCGCCATCCGGAGACAGCGACACCGTCAGATAGTCCTGCCCCTCCAGCGCGGGATCGTTGATCGCCAGCACATAGGCGTCGCGCTGGCCAGTCAGGCTGACCTGGTCCATCGCAACCTTGGTCAGGAACACCACCGTGCCTTCCTTGCGCGGATCCTTGGAGTCGCGCCCACGCAGGGCCGTGACATGGCCGGGCGCAAGCGTGCTTTCGCCCAGTGCGAACTCGCCGCTGACAGTGGGCGCGTCCGCCGCCAGCCCGGGAGCCGCAAGGCCGGCGAGCACGAGCGCTGTCGCGAAAGGAAGGTACCTGAGAATCATGGGCAGGCTCCGGATCCGTCGGTCTGGCGACAAGGCGCCGTCAAAAGTCAAGGATAGGGTTTCCGCGCGCAGGTTGCGCGCAGCGACGGCACCGGGTGAGCCGCAACGAACGAGAGTCCGCCATCGACTGCGCCGACGGCGCGGTTCCGCCCGTGCTGTACCCGGCTTCGTGGGCGACGTTTCCGCCGTTGGCCCGGGCACAAAAAAGCCCAGGCAGCGTCTGCCTGGGCTTCGTTGTTGGCGGAGAGGGTGTCCGCCTAACTTTTTCCCCCACGATCAACCAATTCGCGGCCTAAGTGATTGTCGCTGAAACAGTAACCTAGGCGACGTGACGCCCGAAACGTCCGCCAAACTTCGCCATTGACAACCCCCAAAAACCACCCCAAGATGTAGTGGAAGGCGTGGGGAAAGAGCGTCGGGGAAGGCGGCAAAAATGGCGAAATCGATTGAACGGCTCGGGGATTTGCAGGTGCGTTCGCTGCGCCTGCCGGGCCGCTATACCGATGGCGCCGGGCTGGTGCTGAACATCGCCAAGGGCGGCACAAAGTCCTGGATCTTCCGCTACCGCGACCGCCAGACCGGCAAGGTCCGCGAGCTTGGGCTCGGCTCCGTCCTGGCGGTCCCGCTGAAGCGGGCACGCGAGAAGGCCGCCGAGTGCCGCGGCCTGCTGGCGGATGGCCGCGACCCCATCGACATGAAGCGCCAGCGGCAGACGGCGCAGCGCGTGGAGAAGGCCAAGGCCCTGACCTTCGGCGACTGCTGCGAGCGCTACATCGCCGCGCACGAATCGTCCTGGCGTAACGCCAAGCACCGGCAGCAGTGGGAAAACACCTTGACCACCTATGCCGCCGAGCTGCGCGCGCTGCCGGTGGGCGAGATCACAACCGACCTTGTGGTGAAGGTGCTCGAACCGATCTGGACCACGAAGACCGAAACCGCGACGCGCACCCGCCAGCGCATGGAAGCGGTGCTCGATTGGGCGACCGTCCGCCAGTTCCGCAAGGGCGACAACCCGGCGCGCTGGCGTGGCCACCTGGACCACCTGCTAGCCGCCCCGGCGAAGGTGCGGAAGGTGGAGCACCAAGCGGCGATGCCCTATGGCGACGTTCCCGCATTCATGGTCGAGCTACGCCAGCGCCGCGGCCAGTCCGCGCGCCTGTTGGAGCTGGTCATCCTGACCGCCTGCCGCGTGGGCGAGGCCGCCGCCGCCGAGTGGTCGGAGTTCGATCTAGACGCGGCCACCTGGACGATTCCCGGCGCGCGCATGAAGGCCGGCAAGGAACACCGCGTGGCACTGTCGCCGGCCGCGGTGGCGATGCTCGAAGGCATGCCCAAGGATGGCCGCTACGTGTTCCCCGGCACCGGCAAGCGAGCGCAGGCGATGAACCCCGAGAGCGCGCGCAAGCTGCTGCAAAAGGACATGAAGCGCGAAGGCATCACCGTGCATGGCTTCCGGTCCGCGTTCCGCGATTGGGCCGCCGAGCGCACGGGCTTCCCCGCCGAGGTCGTGGAGATGGCGCTCGCGCATGCGATTGAATCCAAGGTAGAGGCGGCCTATCGCCGCGGCGACCTGTTCACCAAGCGCACCAAGCTGATGCAGGCGTGGTCCGACTTCCTGGCCACCGTGCCGGCTACCGCGACCAACGTGACCCAATTCAAGAAATCGCCCGGCAGTCTCGCCGGGTGAGATAGCGCCGCGGCAGGGTGTTGCTGCACCCTGCCGCGACTTCCACAACCGCCGACCAACAAAGGAGAACGGCGACCATGGCAACGCAACAAGATACAGCCGGCGCGGCGCGCGCCGGGAATCGAGAGTGCTACGCAGTAGAACGAGAGCGCCCGATTGAAGTGCTTTACCAGCGAATCACCCAAGCGAACGCGCTGATGCAGGCGGCGATTGGCGGGGGGTTCGAGGCTTTCCACGAACTTAACGCCGACCAACAACAAGAATACCTGTGGACGGTTGCCGAGCTGTTGGCCGATGCCCGTGTGGCCTTCAACCGGATGGGGGGCGCATGAACACAGAGCGGCCCTTTACCTGCTGGCATCGCCACATGGAAGGCCCGGCGTTGGCGCTGGTCGTGTGCAACAGCGCCAAGGCGCGCCAGAAGGTCCGGCAGTTCTGGATCGAGATCCAGCGCGAGGTGGATGCAGTGCTCGCGCAGCGCGCCGTCTGACTGTAGCCGAGAGAGTCCGGGACGGGGGCGGCAAACCGCCCCCGGTGAGGTGAAGGTGGCAAATTACCTGAGCACTGCATGAATCTGAATCTATTCCCCGAGTTCATCCGAATCGGTCTGCTTTCGCCGATCGAGGCCGAAGCCGTTCGGCAAAAGATCAGGGACGAGTGGTTGCCGGTGTATCTGGATGCGGACGGAATGTCTGCCTCGCCCTGCAACTTCTCTGACGGAACGGCTCCAAGTAGAAGCTACGTGCTGTCGGGCTTTTGGGCTGTCCTCAATGATCCGATACCGGAGTTTCAAGACGGCGGCCTTATGGACTTGTTGCGATTGCCAGATATCGCAAAGCTCATTGGCTTTGTTGGTAAGAACCCACCCTGGCCAGAGATACCGGGCTCGGCACTGATGACGCTTGATCACCCGTGCCGATTGACCCTCGCGGACCTATTTATTCGCCCGCGTGATCTGCTGGTTGAGGCGCCACGGGACAACCCGCACGCCGCCAAGCGAGAACAATGCCTGCGCGCTGCCGTATCGCTGCTGGCAGATCCCGGCGCGCACGATCTCCGCGCAAAGAGCAGCGACAAAGTGCAGGCCAACAAGTTGCGGCAGGCCATCGAAAAGGAAGCCGGTCGATTCTGGAAATCGGGAACCGTCCCATTGGCTGCCAAGACACTGGAGGAACTTCTATCGGCGGCTATTAAGGGAAAAATCCCCGAGTGAAGATAAAAAACCCCTGAGCTTCCGCACTCGGGGGTTTTTTTAGATTCAATGCAAAGACACTGGCGCCCGTGTTCAACCACGGATGTCAAGACATGCGCAACAACGGCAAGTTCATTCAAGCGACCGAACTCGACGAGCGCGGACCGTATCAGCGCGAGCGCCGCCGGCAACTGGAAGTGGCCGGGCTCTATCCGCCCCGCGTCAGGTTCAACGCCCGCAAGAACGTGTGGGTTCTCGCCGAGGTCGAAGCCTGGGAGCGCGCCAAGGCCGCGGGCGCCACGGATGACCAGGTGCGCGAGCTGATCCGGCGCATGGTCGCCGAGCGCAGCGCCGGCATGCCGGAAGTAAAGGCCGCCGCCTGATGGCCGCCGCGACGATGGACCGCCTGCGCCAGTTGTACGGTCAGCCGCGCGACGCCTACGCCGGCACCACGCCGCCCGTAGTCGCCACGCCGCGCGATCCCGCGCGCCTGCTCCACTACTGCGTGGCCGGCGATGTGGTGCTCGCAACCATCGACGATGCCGGGACGCTGCGCCTGCTGCGGCTCCAATCCGCCGACCACCCCGAGCTTGCACGCCTGGGCGACCGCGACCGGGCCACGCTGCAAGGTGCCGTGCTGGCGCTGCGCCGGCAGCGTGGGGTGCACGATGCCGCCTGATCCGGCGCGCCAGCGAACCACCGTCGCGGACGTGCTCGGGCGCCTGGAAGGCGTGCGCAAGTCGGGCGACGGATGGGCCGCGCGATGCCCTGCTCACGACGACCGCAACGCCTCGCTATCAGTCACGGAAGGGGCCGGCGGGCGCGTGCTGCTGCACTGCCACGCGGGATGCTCTTTCGAGTCCATCGCCGAAGCTGTCGGCATGGGCCGCGGACACTCCGCGCCGACGCCCAAAGCGCCGCGCGCGCCGAAGCCGACGAAGGTCGAGGCCGGCGAGCTCGTCGCGCCGATACCAGCCGACGCGCCACCCATGCCAACCACGCCGCGCGGCATGCCCGCGCCTTCCACATGGTGGACCTACCGGAACGCGGACGGCCGCGAGCTGTTCGCCGTCTTCCGGTTCAACACCGAGACGGGCAAGGAAATGCGCCCGCTCACCCTGTGGCGCGAGGCTGGCGCGCTTCGGTGGCGCTGGAAGGGCTGCCCGACGCCTCGCCCGCTCTATGGGCTGGATCGGCTCGCCGCGCGCCCGGATGCGCCCGTGATCGTCGCTGAGGGCGAGAAGGCCGCCGACGCTGCCGGCGATCTGCTGCCGGGATTCGTGGCAATCACCAGCGCGGGCGGATCGAACGGCGCGAAGCATGCGGACTGGTCGCCGCTGGCTGGGCGCCGCTGCACCATCTGGCCGGATGCCGACGAACCGGGCGCGAAGTACGCCGCGGAGGTCGCGCGATTGCTCCGCGAGGCGGGCGCCGCATCGGTTGCCGTCGCCGACCTGGACGCGCTCGCCGCGCTCGCTGGTGCTGACCTGGCGGAAGGCTTCGACGCCGCCGACGTGGTGGGAATCGAGCCGGCCGCGCTCGCCAAGTGGATCGAAGGCGCGAGCGAACACGCAGGGCCGGCGGAGCCGCCGACGCTGCCGCGGTTCGAAGTCGTGGAGTTCATCAAGGGCTGCCGCCCTGGCGTCTACTGGCACGGCGTGAAGCGCGACGAGGAAACCGGCGAGGAGCGCCCGCAGCCGCCGGTGTGGATCTGCTCGCCGCTTCGGATCACGGCGAACACGCGCGACGAGCACGGCAGCGAGTGGGGCCGCCTGCTCGAATGGGCCGACCGGGACGCCCGCGCGCACCGATGGGCGATGCCCTGCGAGATGCTGGCCGGCAGTGGCGAGGAACTTCGCGGGGCACTGCTGCGCGGGGGCGTGGAGATCGCCAGCCATCCGCAGGACCGCCGCCGGCTGATCGACTACATAGCCTGGAGCCGCCCCGAGATCACGGCGCGCGCGGTCGCTCGCACCGGCTGGCACGGGGCCGCGTTCGTCTATCCGCACCGCACCGAGGGCGACACCCGCGCGGAGCCGATCTTCTACCAGGGCGCGCACGCCGAAGGCCTGCGGCTCGGGATCGGTGGCACGTTGGAAGGATGGCGCGCCAAGGTCGCGACGCCGGCAGCCGGAAATAGTCGGCTTGTCCTGGCGCTGTCGGCGAGCTTCGCCGCGCCATGCCTGGGCCTGCTCGGCGCCGAAGGGGGCGGGCTTCACCTGCGCGGCGAATCGAGCACCGGCAAGAGCACGGCGCTTTTGCTCGCCGCGTCAGCCTGGGGGCCGCCGGACTACCTGCGCACCTGGCGCGCGACCGATAACGCGCTCGAAGGGATCGCGGCCCAACACTCTGACCTGCTCCTAACCGTGGACGAGATGAGCGAGCTACTGCCCAAGGTGGCCGGCGCAACGGCGTACATGCTCGCGAACGGCAGCGGCAAGAGCCGCGCGCACCGCGACGGCACCGCGAGGGCCGCCGCGCGCTGGCGCCTGCTGTTCCTCTCGACGGGTGAAATCGGCCTGGCCGATCTGATCGCCGAAGCTGGCGGGCGTACCAGGGCCGGGCAAGAGGTCCGCGTTATCGACCTTCCGGCCGATGCTGGTGCAGGCCTCGGGCTGTTCGAGCGATTGCCGGCGGGCATGCGCCCGGGTGCCTTCGCCGATGCGCTCAAGGACGCCGCCGCGACGCACTACGGGCACGCGGGGCCGGCATTCGTCGCCGAGCTGGCGAGCCGCCACGGGGAGGCACGCGAAGCCCTCCGCACGGCACGCGATGCCATCGCCGCCACACTCGCGCCTGCCGATGCTGCCGGGCAGGTCCGCCGCGTGGCGCAGCGGTTCGCGCTGGTGGCCGCTGCTGGCGAACTGGCGACGGAGTACGGGCTCACAGGATGGACCGAGGGCGAAGCCGCCCAAGCCGCCGCCGTCTGTTTCCGCGCATGGCTCGGCGCACGCGGGACAACTGGCGCCGCCGAACCCGCAGCAATGCTGGCGCAGGTTCGCCGCTTCCTGGAGGCGCACGGCGAAAGCCGCTTTGCACCGATGGACGAGACCGACAACCGCGCCACCATCAACCGGGCCGGGTTCCGTCGTGAAGCGGCAGACGGCAGCGGGACAGAGTTCCTTGTGTTGCGCGAGGCGTTCAAAGTTGAGCTGTGCAAGGGCTTCGACCATCGGGCCGTCGCGAAGGCGCTCGCGGACTGCGGCGCATTGAAGCGTGATGCAGACGGGGCAGCCACCCGCAGCGAACGACTACCGGGGGCAAAGGATCGCGTGTACGTCATTTGCCCCGCCATCTGGAGCGACGGCGATGCTTGACCTCCCGAAGATCCTTGCGGCTGTCTCGGCTGTCTCGGGAGTGCGTGCCACCACCGAGACACGAGAAACCCAAGCGGGGCGCGCTGTCTCGGCTGTCTCGGCTGTCTCGGCTCAGAACAGCAATGACGCGAACGTATTCGATCCGATGCAGGAAAAGCCGACGAACGGCGAAAGGCTCTCGCGTAAAAAAGGAAATGACCGAGACAACCGAGACAACCGAGACACCAGCAACGGCGCGGGCTCCGGTGTCTCGGCAGCGGAACAGGCAACCGAGACAACCGAGACACCAGCCGAGACGCGCCGCGCCTGGCGCATCCGATTCACCAGCGGCGACCGCTGCACCGCTGTTCACCCTTCACCCGTAACCGCCGACGAAGCGCGCGCCGATGCCCTGGAGCAATTCGGCGCCGGCCGCGTGGCCGGCATCGAACCAACGTGACCGCGGGTCCTCCCGCGGCGCCCAGCTCCCCACGGGTGCGCAGAGCCGCGGTTTTCGACAGTTTTCCGGCCCTAAGGCCTCACCACCACCAGACCGGGCGTCCTTTTGCCGCCTGCCCATTTCGCCCGCTGATGTGAGTCGCAGCCGTGACCAAGCTCCGCGTTCTGCTCAACCCAAGAGAGGCGGCCGACTACCTTCGGACAACGGTTGGCACCTTGAAGGCCTGGCGCCACCAGGAGCGCGGACCGCTGTTCGAGAGATCTGGCAGGCGTGTGCTCTACGACTTGGGCGAACTCGACACCTACCTTGCTGGCGAGCGCTCGCGAGGTGAATACAGGGCAATGACGCCGGCGCCGCCGCGCCCGAAAGTAGCCACGTTGGCGGACGTTCTCCCGGCCGACGTCTGGGAGTTCATCCGAGAGACCGCGCTCCAGCAGCGCACGACGCCCGCTGACCTGATCCGGCAGTGGGCGACCGATGTGCTGGTGAGGCGAATCGTTAGCTACCCAAGCGAGGGATGGGATGGACCTGAATTCGATGATCGAGCTGGCGCAGTTCCAGACCGATAGTTACCACGCCGCAGTTGACCGCGCAGCTACGAGGCTGGACAAGCGATCCAGGCCGCGCGAGCCGCGCATCCCGGACTTCACCCCTGGCGCCGGCTCAACGCCCACCGAGCCAAGCTCGGAGCCGCGTGCAGATGCTGGCGAAGTCGAAGCGCTCGCGCAGCGCATCGTGAGCTACCAATGAGCGCTGAGTCTGTGCTCGCCGGCATCAAGGCGAACACCGTGAGCATGCCCCGCGAGATGGTGGCGCAGCTGGTCGCACAGGGCGCCAGTCCTGAAGAAATGCGCGAGGCCTGGGGAGACTACAACGCAGGTTACCAGTCCGCGGCGACCGCCGCGCGCACCGCCGAGCGCCAACGCTGCAAAGCGATCCTCTCGTTGCCGGAAGCCAAGGACCGTGCTTCGATGGCCAAGCACCTGGCGCTTGAAACCGACCTATCTCCGGACACCGCCGCCCGCCTGCTCGCCACGGCGCCGACGGAGAGCGCACCCACCGCACGGCCCAACAGGCTCGACCTCTTCCTGGCCGAGGCGGCAAATGCAGCGGAGCCCAGCGTCGATGCCGTCGCCCGCCGCGTCGCCAACTACTGACGGAGACAACATGCGCCGCTCCGAACAACTCGCCGACCCCACCAATCCCGACAGCTTCGAAGACGACGGTGCCGACCGTCTGCCGGCCGTGACCGCCGCGCGCCCGTCGCCGCCCCGATGATCCGGACTTTGCCGCGCAAGCTCGACGCCACGCCACACAGCAAGCTCGTCGCGCTGCGCTACCAGTGCGACACGCTACGTGCTCTGGTCGCCGTGCACGATGCCAAGATTCGTGCGGCAGAACACCAGCCTCGCAAACGCAGTGAGGTCGATCGAAGAGTATGAGAACGAGCCCATTCGCAGACGTCCCGAGCAATCGCCCGGGTGGATTAACGCACTCGCCAGTTGCGACCAGGCGCGCGCCGAGATTCGGAATGAAACGGAAGCCAGTCGAGAGCTTCGCGAAGACCTTCGTGCGGCCGATGCGCTGGTCCGGCGCTTGAACGAATTCGAGCGAATCTACGGCGTAAGCGAAGGCGACGCGGGCAGGACCGTACTGGTTAAGTTGCTGATCGGGACGTTGAAGTCAAATGGCAGGACGTACCGACCAGGCGAGAGTTTCCAGCTTGACGAGCCGACGGCCCTCGGCCTCGCGAGCCGCCGCGTCGTCGAAATAATGGGAGCCTGAACGTGCTGATTCGCCGACCCACTCAAGAACAGATGCAGCCGATTGACGCGCTGCGGGTCCAAATCGCGGAACTGAAGGCGCAGGTGCGCCAGACCAAGGCGCTTCCACCCAGCGCCGACGAGATCGCCGAACGAGTCTCCGCCATCGGTTCGCACGGAACTGACGAAGTTCGCCGCAAGGCGCTTCGCGCCAATCTCCTTGCTGAGAATTTCCACGCCGTGACGGCCTTCCAGACGCTGAGCGCAATGTCTCCCGCCGGCATGGTCGCCCTGTGCCTTGGCGACGCCTTCGCCAAGGGGCTCGCTGCCTTGTGCGCCGATGCCGGCGCCGGCATCACGAGCGCAGACCGGAAGCAGCGCCTGGAGACCCTTGCAGCCGAGCTCGATTCCATGGAGCGCAAAGAAGAGTCCCTGCTTGCAGCACTCGAGTGCGACGGCCTCATCGTCCGGCGGCGCCCCGATGCTCGCCCCGAGATCGTCCTCGGAACCAGTTAGCGGCGGCGCCGCAAAGGGGGATTAGCCGGCGAGTGCCCCCCCCTGCTGAAAAACCCCGGCAGCCGCCGCGCGTAGCACCTTGCGCGCGCGTGAGGCGGCATTTGATCGCTTCGCAACGCAGAGGATAACCATGGCCGACTACACATCCGACGTTGAACTGGTCCTCCGGACTGCGCACGGATCTGACCGAGTTCAACCAGGGCCTGGAACTCGCCGGGAAGACATTCGGTGCACTCAAGGGCGTGGCCAATTTCTTCGTTGACCAGGCGAAACAGGCGGGTACGTTCGAGGAAGCGATGGCCGCGGTTGAGGCGGTCACGGGTGCAACGGGCGACGAGTTCAAAGCATTGGAGGCGGCCGCGGTGGCGGCCTCCGAACGCACCCGATTCAGCAGCGTTCAGGCAGCAGATGGACTCGCCGAGCTGGCGCGCACTGGCTACAGCGCTACCGAAGCCATGCAAGTGCTCAATCCTGCCCTTGCGATCGCGCAAGGACAGCAACTATCGGTTGCGCAGGCCTCCGAGTATCTCACCACCACGATGACCCAGTTTGGGCTCGGCGCCGGTGATGCGGCACGCGTGGCGGACGTACTGGCGGCCACGGCAGACAGCAGCAAGACCAGCGTGCAGCAGCTCGGCAACGCCCTCAGCTACGTCGCGCCGTTGGCGAACCAGGCGGGGCTCAGCATCGAGGAAACGAGCGCGATTATCGGCGCACTTGCAGACCAGGGATTCCGCGGCGAGCGCGCCGGAACGGCGCTACGCAACGTCTTCAGCTCCCTGTCGGATCCGAGCAGCAAGTTCAGCCAGGCGCTGCGCGATGCCGGGATCGAGTCGCGCGACTTCACTACTGTGGTCGAGCAGCTCGCAGCCGGTGGCGACATCGGCACTCAAGGCCGGCGAGACGATCGCCGAGTCTGGCGACAAAGCGACAGAATCTTGGAGGCGAACCCGGGAGGAAGCGGAAAAGACCGGGGACACTTTCCAGGAGGCGGCGACGAAGGCCGAGCAATCCTCGGAACGAATCGTTGAATCATCCCGCCGCACGTCCGAGGCAATGCAAGATCAGCGAGCGCAAACCATCGAGCTGTCCGAAGAATGGCGCGCGCTGGCTGATGCCATCGGCGTGAACACGATGTACTGGGATCGCGCGGCACAGAATGCGGAGATGGCAACCGAGCGCAACACGTCGAAGCTGAGGCGCGAAGCGCTGGAAGAAACCGAGCGGGCGCTCGACAAGGTCATCGTGAAAGAGAAGGAGCTTGCGCAGGTCCAGGCGCAGGCCGGCGCGATCAACTACGGAAGCGCCCAAAGCCCGGCGCCCGGTGGGTCTCTTGGCGCACGGCCCGCACGCGTAGAAGTCGTGTTGCGCAACGAGCAGGCGCCCGGCTCTTCCCCGGCACGGTTCAGCCCTGACTAGGTCAGAGAGCTTGCCGCCATGGTGATCTCCGAGATTCAGCGGGATCAGAGGTTGTAGGACAGGCTGGCTGGCAAACTTCCCGACAAGCGGTAGGCGGATGCACCACTTATCGCCATCAATCCGCGTAGGGGAAGGCGTGTAGAACGGCCGAAATCCGGGCACAAAAAAGCCCCAAGATTCAACACCTTGGGGCTTGCTTCTGGCGGAGAGGGTGGGATTCGAACCCACGGTACAGCAAGCTGTACACCGGATTTCGAATCCGGCTCATTCGACCACTCTGACACCTCTCCTGAACGGGCGTCGTCAGTCCCTTGCGGGGCTGCGCGGTGAAGGGGGCGGAGCATACGTTCCGGCGGGCGCGGCGACAAGCGCCCGGTGTCGGCGAGTTCTCGATCGCCCACGCCGGACTCGTGTCAAGAGCGGGGCAAGGGGAAGGGGGCAAGGGACCCAACTCA
The Rhodanobacteraceae bacterium genome window above contains:
- a CDS encoding helix-turn-helix domain-containing protein, which translates into the protein MTKLRVLLNPREAADYLRTTVGTLKAWRHQERGPLFERSGRRVLYDLGELDTYLAGERSRGEYRAMTPAPPRPKVATLADVLPADVWEFIRETALQQRTTPADLIRQWATDVLVRRIVSYPSEGWDGPEFDDRAGAVPDR
- a CDS encoding phage tail tape measure protein is translated as MNWSSGLRTDLTEFNQGLELAGKTFGALKGVANFFVDQAKQAGTFEEAMAAVEAVTGATGDEFKALEAAAVAASERTRFSSVQAADGLAELARTGYSATEAMQVLNPALAIAQGQQLSVAQASEYLTTTMTQFGLGAGDAARVADVLAATADSSKTSVQQLGNALSYVAPLANQAGLSIEETSAIIGALADQGFRGERAGTALRNVFSSLSDPSSKFSQALRDAGIESRDFTTVVEQLAAGGDIGTQGRRDDRRVWRQSDRILEANPGGSGKDRGHFPGGGDEGRAILGTNR
- a CDS encoding tyrosine-type recombinase/integrase codes for the protein MAKSIERLGDLQVRSLRLPGRYTDGAGLVLNIAKGGTKSWIFRYRDRQTGKVRELGLGSVLAVPLKRAREKAAECRGLLADGRDPIDMKRQRQTAQRVEKAKALTFGDCCERYIAAHESSWRNAKHRQQWENTLTTYAAELRALPVGEITTDLVVKVLEPIWTTKTETATRTRQRMEAVLDWATVRQFRKGDNPARWRGHLDHLLAAPAKVRKVEHQAAMPYGDVPAFMVELRQRRGQSARLLELVILTACRVGEAAAAEWSEFDLDAATWTIPGARMKAGKEHRVALSPAAVAMLEGMPKDGRYVFPGTGKRAQAMNPESARKLLQKDMKREGITVHGFRSAFRDWAAERTGFPAEVVEMALAHAIESKVEAAYRRGDLFTKRTKLMQAWSDFLATVPATATNVTQFKKSPGSLAG
- a CDS encoding DUF927 domain-containing protein, which gives rise to MPPDPARQRTTVADVLGRLEGVRKSGDGWAARCPAHDDRNASLSVTEGAGGRVLLHCHAGCSFESIAEAVGMGRGHSAPTPKAPRAPKPTKVEAGELVAPIPADAPPMPTTPRGMPAPSTWWTYRNADGRELFAVFRFNTETGKEMRPLTLWREAGALRWRWKGCPTPRPLYGLDRLAARPDAPVIVAEGEKAADAAGDLLPGFVAITSAGGSNGAKHADWSPLAGRRCTIWPDADEPGAKYAAEVARLLREAGAASVAVADLDALAALAGADLAEGFDAADVVGIEPAALAKWIEGASEHAGPAEPPTLPRFEVVEFIKGCRPGVYWHGVKRDEETGEERPQPPVWICSPLRITANTRDEHGSEWGRLLEWADRDARAHRWAMPCEMLAGSGEELRGALLRGGVEIASHPQDRRRLIDYIAWSRPEITARAVARTGWHGAAFVYPHRTEGDTRAEPIFYQGAHAEGLRLGIGGTLEGWRAKVATPAAGNSRLVLALSASFAAPCLGLLGAEGGGLHLRGESSTGKSTALLLAASAWGPPDYLRTWRATDNALEGIAAQHSDLLLTVDEMSELLPKVAGATAYMLANGSGKSRAHRDGTARAAARWRLLFLSTGEIGLADLIAEAGGRTRAGQEVRVIDLPADAGAGLGLFERLPAGMRPGAFADALKDAAATHYGHAGPAFVAELASRHGEAREALRTARDAIAATLAPADAAGQVRRVAQRFALVAAAGELATEYGLTGWTEGEAAQAAAVCFRAWLGARGTTGAAEPAAMLAQVRRFLEAHGESRFAPMDETDNRATINRAGFRREAADGSGTEFLVLREAFKVELCKGFDHRAVAKALADCGALKRDADGAATRSERLPGAKDRVYVICPAIWSDGDA